Below is a genomic region from Rosa chinensis cultivar Old Blush chromosome 5, RchiOBHm-V2, whole genome shotgun sequence.
agaaaaagaaaattaacacATATTCTTACCATTCTAAATTTCAAGATGACTACCAAATCCACAAGTTTTTCTTCATAATGAACTTTTTAAATATGACAACAAAGCTGGATCTACTTCATCTTTAGACAACAAATCAATTATCAATTCTGTAGTTGATGCATCTGCAGAGAACCCCATATCCACCATTTCTTGAATTAGTCCCACAGCTCTTGATATCTCATTGTTATTGATAAACCCTCGGATGATGGTGTTATATGTACACTCATTTGGAGAACAGCCTTTCTCTCCCATTTCTCTAAACAACTTTTCTGCTTCAACCCATAGGCGTCCATTACAGAGTCCATTAATCATCACAGTATATGTCCTCACATTAGGCTGAACTCTTTTTGCAGACAAACTAGAGAAAACATCTGCAGCAGATTCAAGTTTTCCAGCTTTGAACAAACCTTCAATTATAACAGTGTAAATTACAATATCTAGTTCCAACTTCTTGTCTTCCACCTCTCTAAGCAGTTCCATTGCCGTACAAAGTTGCTTGTTTCCACATAGGCCATCCATTAGAATGGTGTAAGTTTGAACATCTGGAAGTTGGCCACTACCTTGCATCTGAGAGAACAACTTCTCTGCTACCTGTATTCTTCCCGCTTTACAAAAACCGTCAATAAGAGTATTGTAAGTAATGGTATTGGGAACAAGTTCCATACAAAGCATTTCCTGAAAAACCTTGTTGGCCTCATCCATCTTTTTATGTTTGCAGTATCCATTTATCAATATACTACAACTACGAACATTAACCATGCAGGCCTTGCTAAGCATTAGATCGAAGACTTTTCTTGCTTCATCCATTTCACCTCGCAAACAGTAACCATCCATTAGTGAATTGTAGGTAATTACATTAGGCTCAATATCTCTTTGGATCATCATTTCAACTACACTTTTGGCTTCCACAACCATCCCCTCCTTACAAAGTCCATCAACCAAGACATTGAAGGTGACTACATCCGGAAAGATATTTCTACTCGCCATTTCATTCAACAACCTTGTAGCTTCTTTCCACTGACCTATGTTGCAAACTCCTTGAATCAAAGAGGTGTAAGTAACAACGTTTGGAGCAATGCCCCTACTAATCATTTCTGAGAAGAGCTTCGCAGCATCAACAACTAGTGTATCCTTGCAAAGACTGTCAATGATCGTGCTGTAGACGACTACGTTAGGCTTACAACCTCTTTCTTCCATCTTCCTGAGCAACTGAATAGCTGCAGTGTTGTCACCCCTCATGCAAAGTCCCTTTATTAGTGTGTTGAAAGTCACCACATCAGGCACACAATGACCTGCCTGCAGCATTTTGCTGAAAATCCCTGCTGCCTTTGCTATTCCATTCTTGAGAACAAAGCCGTTGATTAGAGTAGTGTAAGTGGTGACAGTTGGTTGAAGACCCAATTTGAAGAATTGTGCCAAGACAGATAAGCTAAACC
It encodes:
- the LOC112167119 gene encoding putative pentatricopeptide repeat-containing protein At1g12700, mitochondrial, translating into MMLKMSSSCSSSCRSSSTRGNPFLHFTTLVVPINNYMSTRRRGFHSQPSIPAKSRETHRGKLVRDNPQPSVPKVRSLEHALKVFDEMLQRRPLPSIVRFTQILTQVSKLSQYSAVISMNKQMVHCGIGPNHYTLSIIMNCFCHLNQMGFSLSVLAQFFKLGLQPTVTTYTTLINGFVLKNGIAKAAGIFSKMLQAGHCVPDVVTFNTLIKGLCMRGDNTAAIQLLRKMEERGCKPNVVVYSTIIDSLCKDTLVVDAAKLFSEMISRGIAPNVVTYTSLIQGVCNIGQWKEATRLLNEMASRNIFPDVVTFNVLVDGLCKEGMVVEAKSVVEMMIQRDIEPNVITYNSLMDGYCLRGEMDEARKVFDLMLSKACMVNVRSCSILINGYCKHKKMDEANKVFQEMLCMELVPNTITYNTLIDGFCKAGRIQVAEKLFSQMQGSGQLPDVQTYTILMDGLCGNKQLCTAMELLREVEDKKLELDIVIYTVIIEGLFKAGKLESAADVFSSLSAKRVQPNVRTYTVMINGLCNGRLWVEAEKLFREMGEKGCSPNECTYNTIIRGFINNNEISRAVGLIQEMVDMGFSADASTTELIIDLLSKDEVDPALLSYLKSSL